The following proteins come from a genomic window of Candidatus Hydrogenedentota bacterium:
- a CDS encoding Gfo/Idh/MocA family oxidoreductase, with protein sequence MALVSDPNNIRLAMLGMVEGNGHPYSWSAIINGRYDAEIMAECGYPVIPQYLGAQPKENLGIPGVQVTHVWCDNPEDSIKVSKASCIPEVVARPEDVIGAVDAVVVATDIGHEHVGRCRPFIEAGLPIFIDKPMTDNAEGLRQFIAWHEAGKAFMSTSALRYSKEFRALDSRLSETGEPRLITVTMAKSWERYGIHALEAVYPMLAPGGYTSVSHRGDDNVNFMHLQHESGVSVLLNVINDLYGAFGHVNAYGTKGAINAKFEDTFFAFKTQLEGFVSYLRTGESPVPFSETTELMKIIIAGIESRERGGEVVGLKE encoded by the coding sequence ATGGCTCTAGTTTCGGATCCCAACAATATTCGCCTCGCCATGCTCGGCATGGTGGAAGGCAATGGCCACCCTTACAGTTGGTCGGCCATCATCAACGGGCGCTACGATGCCGAGATCATGGCGGAGTGCGGGTATCCCGTGATTCCCCAGTACCTCGGCGCTCAGCCGAAGGAGAATCTGGGGATCCCCGGCGTGCAGGTTACCCATGTGTGGTGCGACAACCCGGAGGACAGCATCAAGGTCAGCAAGGCTTCGTGCATTCCCGAAGTGGTGGCTCGGCCTGAGGACGTCATCGGTGCGGTCGATGCCGTCGTTGTCGCCACGGACATCGGCCACGAGCATGTGGGCCGCTGCCGTCCGTTTATCGAAGCGGGGTTGCCCATCTTTATCGACAAGCCCATGACCGACAATGCCGAGGGCTTGCGGCAGTTTATAGCGTGGCACGAGGCGGGCAAGGCATTCATGTCCACCAGCGCCCTGCGCTACAGCAAAGAGTTTCGCGCGCTGGACTCGCGTCTTTCCGAGACCGGCGAGCCGCGGCTGATCACCGTCACCATGGCCAAGTCCTGGGAACGCTACGGCATCCACGCGTTGGAAGCGGTATACCCCATGCTCGCACCCGGTGGCTATACCTCCGTGTCGCATAGAGGCGATGACAACGTAAACTTCATGCACCTGCAACACGAGAGCGGCGTTTCGGTCCTGCTCAATGTCATCAACGACCTCTACGGTGCCTTCGGTCACGTAAACGCCTATGGCACGAAGGGAGCCATCAACGCAAAGTTTGAAGACACGTTCTTCGCCTTCAAAACCCAATTGGAAGGCTTTGTAAGCTACCTCCGGACGGGAGAGAGTCCCGTGCCCTTCAGCGAGACGACTGAGCTCATGAAAATCATCATCGCTGGTATCGAGAGTCGTGAGCGGGGCGGCGAGGTGGTGGGCCTGAAGGAATAG